The stretch of DNA AATAGGAACACATACTTCCTCCTCAAGATATCAAGTCCATGCTGATGATATAACATTGCAAaacaaaacattatatattaaagATCATTGCCTACTCTAgtttagtaatatatatatatatatatattaaatggaACCTTTTTCATTTCAAGTCCTGCTCCGTGGATAATTGGAGTAGGGTCATTTTCACCACAAGTGATGAGCTCAGCCGAGTACTTGTTATCAGTATGCGTCCTAGCCAAGGTTTCTTCAAGAATTTTCCGTTTGattgtgtgttttattttgcctgcatcaaaattaatattaagaTCAAGAGAGTAAGATACACCCAACTGCAAAGATATGATGCATTTTAATTTGCATGCATGCCAAATCACAAATACCTATTTCTTGGGTAGATTTTTGCAGTGCCTTTTGTAGATCACCCAGTATGTAACTGAGCTTGTGAGTCAAAGTGGAAATCTCCAACTCCTCTTCAGTTGAGGAGTAGTAActaaaaaacattaaaagatCACAAATGATATATGAATTGATGAAGCCTTAGAGAAACTGTGATTATATTcgcaaaaaaaatgtaaaacacAACATACTCTCGTCCAACCGCCAATAGGTTGAGGATAACCAGAGAACAAGTCACGGCGGCTTTCACCACATAATACGAAGCCTTTGCCATTATATTCTCCTGCTCCGCCGTCACCGGCGACAAAGATTCAGCAAGCTCCTTGTACAAATTAACCCTGTACTTCACCTTCAGCGATTTCTCCTCGGAAGCAATCTCTTTGAACGCAATAATCTTGTGAGTAACCTCCAGCATTTTGTCGGCCAGCTTGGCCACTTCCCGGAACTTAGAACTCACCGCTCTCGACGATTCAGAGCTCTCCATGAGCTCCGTAATCTGCACGATTGCGGCCACCGACTTTGCCAGTGGGTCGGTGGGGTAGAGGCGGACGAGTAGGCCGAACTCGCCGTATTGCTGCGCAAAGGCGGCGAAGGCGATCGCCGCCTTTGCGTCCCACCAGTAGTTTGCTAGCAGTTTGAGGACTGATAAGGTTATTGAGTGTGCATCTCTGTTGGTGGAATATCCACCTATGATCTTCAATATCAAGCAATTAATCATTGTAAGTTtgtaaattagctgatagctaattGTGTTAGCTGGTTTGATCAgataatagtattaaaatttgtgaatcaatttgattaattaaccaACCTCAAAAGAAGTTCTATACGCAGGATAGGCAAATGCTTCAATGACTTCATTAAGACCAGAATGGACCACCTTCTCTTCCAAGATTGCATCTAGTCGTGCCGGTTGAGTTTGgacactctatatatatacgttttgcttttaaaaaacattaaaaaaaatcttaatatgAGGAAGCTAAGCTAAGTGGTATGATATACCTGAACATATCCTGGAATAGTAGCATTGGCACGAGGCATTATATCCTCGATCAAGTGCAAGAGAGGTTTGACTTTGTAATGGACCGCATCCACATCGTGAGTGCCTCTAACATGGTCCATCATGGCTGTGTCCTCAGAGCTGGCAAGAAAATCGCCCCTCTTCCTAATTCCCCGACCTGTCGGAATGATCTTCGCCTGCAATGGGGTTACCACCTGGCTAGGTGGAGCGATCGCACTAACATTAGTTGTGGTTGCTGGCACGTATGCTTGTTGGACCGGGTAGGCGGTAGGTGGGGTATTATAAGTAGTAAGACTCCTCGGGTTGAGATTGGTGGCCTTAGGGATGATTTCGTGGACAGGGTTATGGGCGGTGATAGGACCGGTTCTGGGCACGAGAGGAGTGGTGTCTGTGGCCCTAGTGGTGTTTTCGGGCATTGGGAGACCAGTATTGATGGTGGTTTGAGCCATTTTTGCTGGGttgagaagagaagagaggTTAAATTTAGTGTGTTTGTGGTGCATTTGCATTGAGATTGAGGGGTTGTATTTATAGGGTTAATGAAGTGCATAAAGGGGGAATGAATCAAGTACCTTGCCTCCAATCTGGTCTATGGAATTGAAAGAGCTATATTAATGGCCCCATGATTTTGCACTGTATATCAAATGTTATTTCTGCAACACATATCCTTGTCTCTTCAAAGCTCAAAAAGAACTAAAACAGTTTGGATTCCCATGATCTTTGTGTTATGTAAGTAGATTTTGTTACTATTGCTGTTCTGCGTAAAGAGGTTAAGAAGTTTTCCCTAAGATTCTCATTCCATTTCATGTTTTTGGTTCAATTAAAGAACATTGATtgatgtactcaaaaaaataaacattgattGATGTCTTAActttttatactaattaatttaatattagtaaGCAACAAGGACTACACACCGAGACTAATCATATTCGTGGTAAGTAAAACCTCAAAAGGTGACAAAATACAAGCACTCCGAGATCTCAGTTAAGCTAGAAGAAACAGATGCATGTCATTTCATCCACACGTACCCATAAATAGtaagtaatattttattatgcatAAAATGCCAAATTTTACAATTGTAAGTGAATAATATAGACAAGtatgttaattacatttttaaaccAAATAGTAAAAATGGCACGCACGTATAATGAATCaagtaaaatgacattttttatttCTGAATTATAAATCTAGGGTTGGCCGCTCCATTTTTTGGTCATTTGAGATGTAGATTTTGTCTCTCAAGTTTGGTTCTTTTTGCTACATTTTTAGTTTCCCATAGATAGATTTCGATCATCTTCTGTgaaactttttgaaaatattaaatttgcaTTGTTAATTTTGTCACTTAAGCATCAATCTTCTTCTTACATATCTGCGACGTACTCGACCAATGTCTTTTTTGGTTCTATGAGTGTTCAATATAATTTAGTAAAAAGTACCAAGCGTGTTCAACATCTGCATCCCTCAAGTTGAAAATAATGTGAGGTGTATAACTTAAGACCAATAATAGTGATATTTTCTCAATAATTCACTAATAATATTATCAGGATTAAGTGTTTactactatattaaaatttataactagTTACAAAGtcgcaactttatttttttattttttatattaatgtaACAATCAACACCATTCGATGGCAAGATGTTGGATTAGATTTTCTAAACCTCccctaaaaaaatatattaatatgttgtATACTTCACCGGTAGGCAAAGACATATAATGTCGGAATCATGCATCCTATGCTTACTTTGCTTAGGCTCTAATTAACAGAAATGACATCCCcgcattttattattttacggTTTTTCAAAAACTTATGTTACAATGTATTACAATCTTATTATGAAACCTTAATTAGATTCTTAAGTTATGTCACACAGTAAGATATTTGCCTATAGTCAAGCTCTTCATACATTACTTTTCTAAtgcaatttatttttcatgaatTTGAGATGAGCCTAATGTTCATTTGTTTCGAGCTAAGCCCATATCTAGCGAGTATCTTAcagtagttatgccgtggaccctccacctgggtccaaaaacgacgccgttttttttttttttttttttttttactaaacatattggcctgaaatgtggaacacaaactctacattcacgtacactatactctatattcacaatttgtaaactccacattcacacattataggattatatgtttagtatctatattaccactgttatgcattcacacattaaaaactctatattcacaggtcctatacttcatattcacaatttgagaactccacattcacacattacagggctacaagttgctagaacttcttaactcaattacagattcacacatgcataactctaaattcacgatttctataccccatattcacacatttatgggcaactctacattcacactatcataagtctacattcacaatttctatactctacattcacactttgaaacctctacattcacacatttttggacaactctatattcagcaatatgtttactaatttttattttttttttaaaaaaagacaaaacgacgtagttttggacccaggtccaccttgcaaggtggacctgggtccacagcataatttgcgagTATCTTACTCTAAGGCTTGTTTGATggatcaatagttataccatggatctgggtctaccttgcaatgtACGTGGAGtcattacaatttacatactgaatgttcacaattcaaattgtgaccattcagtatgtaaattgtaaccatttagtatgtaaattatgaacattcattatataaatcgtaaacatttaatatttaaattgtattttttgaaCGTTGATACTTATAAGGTGGATCCaaatccacagaataatttggcATGGAGCCTTTTAGGGTCTTGTTGTTGGGCCTCCCTCATAAGCTTTGAGCATAGGTtcgtttactttttttttggaaaaaggtTCGTTTACTTTATTTCAACATCACttaattttatacattttcTCATATATTTTAGCTAGGATTGAAATCATAGATCTCCCCTCTTTGCTTTACTGTACCAGTATACCATCACAACATGGCGTAAATTCTAATTCTAGCTGTAATAGACACAATCACacaaatatacaattttttaaaacataaacaaaacTCCTTTGTCAATGTCCCCATCACAACCTCCTTGgaagtaataatataaaataactgTCAAAACTTTGTCTAGAAAGTGGCTGCGCAAAGCATGGAATCCCAAATAAATtaactaacaattaatttaagactggtttttcataattatatttctaTATAGTTCCGTGCCATGTGGGATCAAACATTCTTAGACACCCAAATTATGTctacttaatttcttatttgaaAGTTACGTTACTTTTGAATGGGAGATattagatattttaattttcaatgctaatttttttttagataattgttgagcatataatatatatatatatacataaatatgtatccaactatcaacttaatTAAGTTtctagttgagatggaacacatactttaattataataataaataagaaacaaaaaaactttgcatttaacatattattcAAGTAAACACGGATACAGTCTAGATAGTAAACAATAATGTTAAACCCATGACAAGATGCACCAATGCATCTTTCATCCATTCTTTATTTTACAGAACATAGATCaacaaaaaacatattataaccAGCCAAATGTTACGATCTATAAGATCGTAGCAGATAGGAAACCTTATGGAAAGAGGTGGGCGGTTTGCATTTAACTATCATACTCATCCAAGCAGCAGCTATACATGAAGAACTTCTCCATGGAACGGCCACACTCGACGCAAGCCACCGTCTCCGGGTAGTGTCCCACGGCGGCCGGCACCACCATGCGGGTGCAGTGGTGCTTAGTGTACAGCCCACGGAGCTGTTTATCCAGAGCAGGAACAAACGCATTCACATCAGTCACTTCATGCCTCCACCCATCAAAATTATTCAACACTTTGACCACATTACTGCCTTCCCCTTTGGTCATCTCACCCAACCCTCTGCTAAACACCGCCCAGCCTCGGTTGCTGCCGTCGTAGCTGAGAATCGCTTTCACTTGCTGCAGAATGGGGTCCCTGCTCTCCTCAGGGATAATGTAGGTCCTACTCTCATCGTGCATTGCTGGGGTCTTTTCTCCCTTGAGGAACCACATGCTCTCTAGCCTCTCCCAGAAGAACCAAATCATGGTTGGGTCTTGAAGGATGCTGCTCAACCCCTCTGCCTGTATTGTTGCATTGTTCCTCTTGATCCTATCTTTCACGTTCATTTTCCCAACGTACAGCATTTCTAGAGGGATCCGCGCTTGTTGTGCCACGTACCTTGCTGTCTTTGTGAAGGTTCGGATCCAATCCATGTCTTCTCCTCCATATAAACATATGTACTTGCCATCATTAAACTGCATCATATACAATAATGTTTGTTACATATCAAGAAAACATAACAAAAGCCCACACTGGCTTAGCCCACAGGTTCAATAGACACTATTTGGAAGAAGAAACTCAAAGTGGGCTACGTTGGGATGAGACGTGGGAGCCCTTagggattcaacattttggaaGAAAAAACATAACCAAAGGAATGAGACATCAGATACTGATTCTCCCACCTAATGGGCCGCTAAATAGAAGTGCGGCCTTTGTGATTACATTAAGGAATCAATGGCCTAcaaccatactatcaaataatgtacattcagtacaaaaataatgtacttgtagtatattaaaaatgtacattatttatgtactgaatgtacattatatttgtgtataatgtatattcagtacacaaataatgtacatttagtatattaaaatataatttttgttattatccacacaataatttgctgtaaggaataagattttttttttttttatacttaccCAATTAAAGATGTTTTGGTCAATGGAGTCAGCTAAGAGTGCCATGCTCCAAGATGTTTCACTCCAAAGAGATTCTTCCTTAAGTTTGTTGAAGGGGAACGCAACACTTCCCCATATCCAAAACATGGGGAGTGCATTAACGTTGGTTAGCTTTCCTTGAGGATCCACAACAGCAAGAAGAGGTTTGTGGGTGAAACCCCATACTTCCTTCACATACCCATACACTGCTTCGTCAATCTTAGAAGGGTGAGACACTGAATACCATGGCATGCTATCTTTCACTAGCTTGAATTGCTCCTCCTTAGCCTCAGTCCATGGCGCTCTTCTGTCCACAATTGGAAGCCAAACAATCTCAAATTGACTTTCTGCCCTGCTTGGATCTTGCTTTGATTCCAAATACATATGGCGGAGCATAGTGATGACTTCATTGGGGATGTCCAAATCTGATACCAATAGGAACACATACTTCCTCCTCAAGATCTCAAGTCCATGCTGATCATATAACATTGCAAAACATCATATTAAAGGTCAGATCGAAATTGTGCACTGAATAAATTCACCTTATAACAGGGTAATCAACTTAGGTTGCtcattattaaatgaaactaATTATAACCTTTCTTATATCAATTCCTGTTCCATGGATAATTGGTGTTGGGTCATTTTCACCGCAGATGATGAGCTCCGCCGAGTACTTGTTATCAGGGTGCATTCTTGCTAAGGCTTCTTCAAGTATTTTTCGCTTGATTGTGTGCTTTATCTTGCCTGCAtcacaacaatataatattaataccaATAAAGATGCATTTTGCATggcaaattaaactaataataacGTACCTATTTCTTGGTTAGCAATGTGTGTGGCCTTTTGCAGATCACCAAGTATGTAACTGAGCTTGTGAGTCAAGGTGGATATCTCCAAATCCTCTTCAGTTGAGGAGTAGTAACTGATACATATTACACACAAAACAGATTCAAATTAAAGATCAAAACACATAATTAAACCCATGTTGTATGTATAGTAGACATTAGTATGTATAGCCAGCATGATTTAAAAAATCCCTAGATGCTCCTCGAGCCCTCGGAAAACGCCTAGGCACaaattaatttgagcaatttaGCTTATTTTGTTCAAAACAATGTCCCTTTGATtgaaataattcattttaaaaaaaaataatagttaatcGACCAACTTGACAGCCTAGCCATCCGTGTCTAGACAAGGATGCCTAGTCTAGACCTAGTCAGCCAGTGCCTAAACAGCGCTTAGGTGGCCTAGTCAACTGTCTAGCCTGCTGGTAGCCTATAACACCCATTATAGTGATACGCCCTAGGCACTTAGCCGGGGcttaggcgggatttttgcaacactatgTATAGGTTGAGGATTTGAGCACTTACTCTCGCCCCACAGCCAAAAGGTTGAAGATAACCAGAGAACAAGTCACGGCGGCTTTGACCACATAATACGAAGCCTTCGCTATCACATTCTCCTGCTCCGCCGTGACCGGCGACAAGGATTCAGCAAGCTCCTTGTACACGTTCACCTTGTACTTCACCTTAAGCAGCTTCTCCTCGGTGGCGATCTCCTTGAACGCCACAATCTGGTTAGTGACCTCCAGCATTTTGTTGACCAGCTTGGTGAGTTCTCGGAACTTGGAGTTGACGGCGCCCAGTGATTCCGCGCTCTCCATGATGTCCGGAATCTGCTTGATGGTCGCCACCGACTTCGCCAGTGGGTCGGTCGGGTAGAGGCGGACCACCAGCCCGAACTGGCCGTATTGCTCGGCGAAGGCGGCGAAGGTGATCACCGCCTTTGCGTCCCACCAGTAGTTTGCTAGGAGTTTCAGGACTGACAAGGTGATGTTGTGTGCATCTATTTGGTTGGAGTATCCACAGATcatctgtaacatatatatttcCAATCAATTAATCCTTGTAATTTAGTACAAAATCTCTCAAATTAATCGGTAACAGTTGTCTGATACCGTCCTATGGGTCTCAATTCCATGGGTCTGATCTTTCATTAATGGGTTCagtctttgacctcattaatcaaatattctaccagtctcataaattgagacccacaaatttttgcctaaatgaatttaggaaaaaattgtatttttgtctTTCAATTATACTCATGATACAAATTTAATCTTTGAGTTATATGATGACCAATTCCTGAGTTAAAGTTGGGATTTTAGTCCTTTTAGAATTACACATGTATGACACCTAATAAAGTGTGATTTGCTCTTTTAGGGACTAAAATCTTCATTTTGCACTTAACTCATGAGTTAAagattatcatatatataactCAAAGATTAGGTTTGTATCAGAGATATAACTGGAAGActaatgattaattaataaactaaCCTCTGAGGATGTTCTGTGAACAGGATATGCCAATGCTTCAACCAATTCAGAGAGACCGGAGTGCAAAACCTTCTCTTCCAAGATTGCATCTAGCCGTGCCGGTGGATGACTTTGAATGGTCTATATATTATCATTTGTTTATATAAGAATGTTAGTTGAATTGTCACTTAACTTTTAGGTAAATGATGCATGGATGGAGTGATTAATTAATAAGGTGTACCTGAATGTGGCCGGGAATGGCAGCATTGGCACGAGGCATTATATCCTCGATGAGGTGCACGAGAGGTTTCACTTTGTAGTGGACTGCATCCACGTCGTGAGTTGCTCTAACATGGTCCATCATGGTGGTATCCTCGGAGCTAGCAAGAAGATCACCCCTTCTGTTCCTAAGATACCGACCAGCCGGAATGGGATTAACGGTTTTCGCCTTCAACGGGGCCACCACGGGCAGGGGTGCAGGGACAACAAGGCCACCGCTCAGTGGATCGATGGTATTAACGTTGGCCGCGGTTGCAGGCACGACAACTCCTTGGACCGGGTAGGCGGGAGGAGCAGTATACCCCCTCGGGTTGAGGCCGGTGGTCCTAGGGATGACTTCGTGGACCGGGTTAATGGTGGTAGCAGGAGCAATCGGAGTGACCATAGGAGTGGTGTCGGTAACCCTAGGGATGTTTTCGCCCCTCGGGAGATCAGTGTTGATGGTTTGATGAGCCATTTTTTGGAGGGTGGAGAAGAGAGGTTTAGATAGCAATCAAGAGATGAAAAGAGAAATGGATATTGGTGTGGTTGTTTAGTTGAGATTGAGGAGTTGTATTTATAGCATACTTAGGTGGAGTAAAGGGGAAATGAATCAAATGCCTTGCTTCCAAAATGGTCTATAGAATTGAAACGGCTGTATTAATGACCCCATGATGTTGCACTATCGTACATTATTTTAGCAGTAAACATATATGCTTGTCCCTTTAAAGCTCAAAAAGAAATGAGACAgtccaataaattatttttatgaaaccTTAATATGCATGGTTCATTGGTTCAATGTATAAATTAACACAAcgaaaacaattatttaataagttaataagtcatgagcataaatataatatacacataaatgtgcagtccaactattagcttaggcttttagttggatggagatTCTATTTGATATCAGAGTCATGCAAAAAGAACTCTGCGCCACCCGTAAAAAAAGTCTATGGTCCACGTGTTACTTAGAGCCCATCAAAGTCAATCGGTCTGCAAAcgttaggcttttagttggatggattACATGATTCTATTATGGGAATCTGCATGCAGAGAATTGAAGAAGCTAAGGAACTGGTGAGATCTGACATTTGGaattttcttttgagaaagTGATGAACTCGTTTACTTGATGCTTGGGATTATTATACTACAAGATATAAAAGGCAATCCAATAAAGCTTATGAAAGAAATTTTAGTTTGGGAAAATTACTTTAGAAGGTTTCTTGCTTTCATTGGTAAAATCTATTCATTTTCtaccaaaaaaaatgtaaaatagtaTAAGTTTTAATTTTCAGAACTTTATCCcctcataatattaatattcatcCTTCCATTTGGCTTTACTTAATTGATTGACTTGTTTTAGCATATAATTATTAAGTGAATTACTTTTTAAACTCGTGatgaaattgagaaattaataagTAATCAATGAACATAAAGAGTTTTGTAGTTAGAAGACCTCAAATGGTAGCCAAGCACTCTCTCGGTAGGAAGAAGCCTACACTATCTCATTCACATCCCATGGGTATGATATATATTTCTCactaatgtaatattaattaattagttcatTATATAATATGATCACAAGAAACACATGTTAGGTTGTAAAGTACACATAGAGACAATGATCTGCTAACAAGgaaatatatttatagatatatTGAAGTTGCCCTACTACGTGTTTAAGGTTGGATTTTGTGGGACCAAAATGAAAAGTTGTAAAAGTAGAAACAATATGCTATTAGGGTTAGATACCCAACCATAACTCATGAACAAAGAATAGAGAATATTGGTGAGATTTCTTGGCTGCTTTACTCAAGAACAAACGAATAGATGAAGAGCGAGGCcaagaatataatttatgaTTCCAAGTTGTTTTCGGTTGGTTAAGACTATATTGTTTTTCAAGATTTAAAGTGAATATTCACTAATTcagtattttattaaataagttATTGTTGAGTTGAGCATAAAGACCACATCATAACATTTTTGTAATTGAAGAAATGTTCATATTAATGTTGGAAATTATTAATCAACGGTACTTGAGCTCTGTTTAGCAATCAACGGCTATTAGTGATATGTGTATCCTTCTTAACTCAATAATTTGCTAAttacacatgaatataaattCATCTAGTCATATTTAAAGGCATAGTTCTAGATATCAAgaatttatatttagaaataattaattaattatatatgagatTTCAATTTAATTCAAAGTTGTCTTAATTTAGACCcaataacaattataattaagtttTAAACTCATAGTGGAAACTATATAAAGCCCATACTAAAGTCACTAAATTTGGTTGAAACATTGAAGTGTTTAACCTTTACTTtattgaaactaaaatttatcACTTTTTTTAAGTAATAGGAAAAACTTGTAACCATTACTCAATTATGCGCATTGGATAAATTTTGCCTAGTACAATTTACCTGTCATGTGTGATTTGTAGACTAGGCGGAGTTTGTACTGTACAGAACTACACACCCTCGAGTGTTAGCTAAAGATTAAagcattaaaaaataattattccatacaatataataattgacTATAATACTTAGAAGAAATGTTAAtgttgcaacattaaaaattttatttattaaattaaaaattacatatgatatcacttacggagtatttatttagccaaaattttaaattacaagATTATCCAGcatgaagaaataaaaatataaattctttaaattaaaatttatataaaatatttaaaaaaaaaattaaaggtcaAAACCGAGGGACTTTTTTGGAATtaacattttttcttctttcccaagccttcctctctctctttctgCACTTCCTACAGTCCCCAAAGTTTCAGCTCCGGTAAGTCTCCCGAAAatcctaaacgacgtcgttccGAATTTCCTTCTCAGCTGTAATTACTTACGACCTTCTTCCTCTCTCTATGTCTCGTTTTAATGTTTGAATTGATATGTAATTATACATGTACTtattaatgtatgtatgtatgtgcgTGTGTGTTCATATTAGGGTTTAGTTGAATTGG from Ipomoea triloba cultivar NCNSP0323 chromosome 7, ASM357664v1 encodes:
- the LOC116026183 gene encoding protein SIEVE ELEMENT OCCLUSION B-like translates to MAQTTINTGLPMPENTTRATDTTPLVPRTGPITAHNPVHEIIPKATNLNPRSLTTYNTPPTAYPVQQAYVPATTTNVSAIAPPSQVVTPLQAKIIPTGRGIRKRGDFLASSEDTAMMDHVRGTHDVDAVHYKVKPLLHLIEDIMPRANATIPGYVQSVQTQPARLDAILEEKVVHSGLNEVIEAFAYPAYRTSFEIIGGYSTNRDAHSITLSVLKLLANYWWDAKAAIAFAAFAQQYGEFGLLVRLYPTDPLAKSVAAIVQITELMESSESSRAVSSKFREVAKLADKMLEVTHKIIAFKEIASEEKSLKVKYRVNLYKELAESLSPVTAEQENIMAKASYYVVKAAVTCSLVILNLLAVGRDYYSSTEEELEISTLTHKLSYILGDLQKALQKSTQEIGKIKHTIKRKILEETLARTHTDNKYSAELITCGENDPTPIIHGAGLEMKKHGLDILRRKYVFLLVSDLDIPDEVITMLRHMYLDSKQDPSRAESQFEIVWLPIVDRRSPWTEAKENQFKLVKANMPWHSVSHPSKIDEAVYGYVKEVWGFTHKPLLAVVDPQGKLTNVNALPMFWIWGSVAFPFNKLKEESLWDETSWSMALLADSIDQNLFTWLNEGKYICLYGGEDMDWIRNFTKRTRYVAQQARIPLEMLYVGKMSVKERIKRNSATIQEEGLSSILQDPTMIWFFWERLESMWFLKGEKTLAMRGDDKTYIIPEESRDPILQEVKAILSYDGSNRCWAVFSRGLGEMTKGEGSNVVKVLNNYDSWKHEVTDVNAFIPALDKQLRGLYTKHHCTRMVVPAAVGHYPETVACVECGRTMEKFFMYSCCLDEYEN
- the LOC116025570 gene encoding protein SIEVE ELEMENT OCCLUSION B-like, which encodes MAHQTINTDLPRGENIPRVTDTTPMVTPIAPATTINPVHEVIPRTTGLNPRGYTAPPAYPVQGVVVPATAANVNTIDPLSGGLVVPAPLPVVAPLKAKTVNPIPAGRYLRNRRGDLLASSEDTTMMDHVRATHDVDAVHYKVKPLVHLIEDIMPRANAAIPGHIQTIQSHPPARLDAILEEKVLHSGLSELVEALAYPVHRTSSEMICGYSNQIDAHNITLSVLKLLANYWWDAKAVITFAAFAEQYGQFGLVVRLYPTDPLAKSVATIKQIPDIMESAESLGAVNSKFRELTKLVNKMLEVTNQIVAFKEIATEEKLLKVKYKVNVYKELAESLSPVTAEQENVIAKASYYVVKAAVTCSLVIFNLLAVGRDYYSSTEEDLEISTLTHKLSYILGDLQKATHIANQEIGKIKHTIKRKILEEALARMHPDNKYSAELIICGENDPTPIIHGTGIDIRKHGLEILRRKYVFLLVSDLDIPNEVITMLRHMYLESKQDPSRAESQFEIVWLPIVDRRAPWTEAKEEQFKLVKDSMPWYSVSHPSKIDEAVYGYVKEVWGFTHKPLLAVVDPQGKLTNVNALPMFWIWGSVAFPFNKLKEESLWSETSWSMALLADSIDQNIFNWFNDGKYICLYGGEDMDWIRTFTKTARYVAQQARIPLEMLYVGKMNVKDRIKRNNATIQAEGLSSILQDPTMIWFFWERLESMWFLKGEKTPAMHDESRTYIIPEESRDPILQQVKAILSYDGSNRGWAVFSRGLGEMTKGEGSNVVKVLNNFDGWRHEVTDVNAFVPALDKQLRGLYTKHHCTRMVVPAAVGHYPETVACVECGRSMEKFFMYSCCLDEYDS